The genome window TTTGGTGGACAAAGAACCTCCTTTGTTCCTTACAGGACGAAGCCGCTCGAATGCCCGGACTCGCGCGGCGGTCACCCTGGTAGATTCGTAAGCTATCGCAGGAGGAGACGTCCATGCCATCGGAAGCGAACGAAACCCGCCGGGCGAGCGCCCTTCTGATCGGGATCGGCTCGTTCCTCTCGGTCGTCCTCATGGCCCACCATCCGTCGACGGGCGCTGGCGACACGGCCTCCCTCGTCGAGGAGCTGAGTCGCGAAGCGGCCCTGACGTCGGGCGTACACGGTGGGCTCATTGCACTGATGGGCTGCCTGCTCCTTGGCTTCACCGGCTTCTCGGAGCATCTGGGTCTCGAAAAGCTGCGCATTCGCGCCGCCCTGGGCGCCTACGGCCTGGGGATCGCCTTCATGATCGTGGCCGCGATGGTGAGCGGCTTCATCGTGCCGGGACTCGCCTCCCGCTACGCCTCGGAGGCCGCGGCCGCCTCGGTGCTCGAGAGCGTTAGGCCGACATTGAGGCTCTGCTTCCAGGCGAACCAGTCCGCGGCTGAGGCGGGAACGGTCGCGATGTCGATCGCCATCCTGCTCTGGTCGTGGGCTCTGCTCGTTCGGAGCGGTCCGTCCCGCGCGATCGGCGCTTTCGGGCTCGCCGTCGGCGCCGTGCCTCCGCTGGCTCTCCTCGTGGGGCGGTTGGAGCTCGACGTCCACGGGATGGGGGCCGTGGTTCTCGCTCAGGCTGTCTGGAGCGTCGCCGTCGCCGTCTGGCTCTATAGAAGGCGCTAGCAGGCACTGGAAAAGAAGACCTACCGGACTCACCGACGCAGAATACCGTCGCCCGTTCAAATAACGATTCCCCCTGAACAACCGGGGGTGCCCGCTGGTCGACGTGACCCGACGCGCCGCACGCGGGAGATCTTCCCAGAAAAAATCGGACAGGCTTGTGACCGTTTGCTCAGTCCGAGCGACTATAAGAGGTGCTGTGCGGGGAAAGGGGACGGAATGGGCGGCATCGATCAGCAGGCTCTCGCCAAAGACCTGTCCGCGGTCAAATCTCTAATCGAGCTCATCGAAGACATCCTTCGGCGCGATGGTTTTAGACCAGAAGACGTCGATGGAGGGGTCAGGCCCCTCATGATGCTTCTTCATCCACGCTACGTCCTGGCACTCAGGAACGTGTTCGGTCCCGAGGTCGATCCGCTCACCCTCGACTCGCAAATCGTTAAGGCCCGCGGGGCAGCTGCGTTTCCTCGATAAGCGGCCAGGTCGATTACCTCACAAGACCATGGCCCAAGATTTGGAAATCGCGGTCTTCATTCGGTTCCCCGATGCCGTCGAGGTCGACCCGGAGGAGGTGGAGCAGCGGGTCCGAGATGCTCTCCTTCGGGTGATCAAAGAAGAGCTCGTCGTCCGCGCTGACGTGGTCCAGGAAGTTCCCGATTGCGAGCCTCTCGCAGGAATGCCGAGACACGGAACCTAGACCCCGCCACGGCTCCTCGTCCCGGGAGCACCCATTGGAAATCGCGACGTTGAGCTCGACAGGTTTCGCGCAAACTTTGGGGGCTGCGCTTGCTCCAATCGGTGGTACACTCGCCGAACCCCAACCACACGGCCCTTCGGGTCGGGGCCGACCCGTGGGCAGCGTTCTACGACATGATTGTGTTTCTGGACCTCGACGGCGTACTCCGCAGGGAGAATGCTCCCAAATACCGTCTCGAGGCTCCTTTGGTTGCTCGCTTCGAGGACCTTTTGTACGAGCTGCCCGAGATCGAGGTCGTCATCAGCTCGACGTGGCGGGATACCTTCGGAATCCAGGAGCTCCGAGGTCTCTTCTCCGCTGACGTGCGGCTCCGGATCGTCGCGAAAACCCGGACCATCCCAGGGCTCAACGAGTACCCGCGGCAGGCGGAAGCCGAGGCGTGGCTGAGGGAGCATGCTCCTGACGCCCCTTGGATTGCGGTGGA of Vicinamibacteria bacterium contains these proteins:
- a CDS encoding HAD domain-containing protein: MVHSPNPNHTALRVGADPWAAFYDMIVFLDLDGVLRRENAPKYRLEAPLVARFEDLLYELPEIEVVISSTWRDTFGIQELRGLFSADVRLRIVAKTRTIPGLNEYPRQAEAEAWLREHAPDAPWIAVDHRPDLWRPGAPVVACDPSEGLTDTACSRLRAHIRNRARNRDLVK